A genomic region of Vanessa tameamea isolate UH-Manoa-2023 chromosome 11, ilVanTame1 primary haplotype, whole genome shotgun sequence contains the following coding sequences:
- the LOC113402496 gene encoding catalase-like: MKSSIILHWLLIVIGSKYVRTIDYELYEYFNRTDPATRQLCDFEEQHPIPIGILTTSSGKPVDIRETISLNSDAFSNQYHIDLLTHANAERIPERVVHAKGTAAFGYFEVTNDVSQYIKSDVFNGIGKITPTAVRFSTVNQNLGGNDLARETKGMAVKFYTKEGNLDFVALNFPVFFFKDPVKFPFFFHALKRNPKTNLFDLSMRWDFCTKNPESIHAFLWLYSDYGIPNGYTKMDAFLIHTYEINNKYGDKYFVKFNFRTEQGVENLPSDEAEAIAARDPDYFNRNLYNAIENKMYPAWTLEMDVMSFVDIRNIDYNPFEITRLWKMGTYHTITIGRLVLDRNPDNFFRVSEMSAFNPGNLVPGIPGPMDNLFKSRRSSYRDTQVYRLGVNHNRIEVNTPLYWKVYDRDGKPPVRDNMMDAPNYYPNSFNGPVPYVDPSRPKERYTILEANAVDLDHAADFYNNYLQRDQRERLVNNTVKSLVPVSPDLQRKAIRLLTLTDINLGIQVSEMLHDAMQMSPIPDPRVLIVSRQKNNYYYDSSSQLVK, encoded by the exons ATGAAGAGCTCGATTATTCTACATTGGCTGTTGATAGTAATCGGTAGTAAATATGTTAGGACAATTGATTATGAGTTATATGAATACTTCAATCGAACGGATCCTGCTACTCGACAATTGTGTGATTTCGAAGAACAGCATCCG ATACCGATAGGGATACTCACAACGAGTTCAGGAAAGCCGGTAGATATAAGAGAGACAATTTCTTTGAATTCCGATGCCTTTTCAAACCAGTACCATATAGATCTACTCACCCACGCCAATGCAGAAAGGATTCCTGAGAGAGTGGTACATGCTAAGGGTACAGCTGCATTTGGTTATTTTGAGGTAACTAACGATGTATCCCAGTACATAAAATCTGACGTATTTAATGGAATAGGAAAAATAACACCCACAGCAGTCCGATTTTCTACAGTAAATCAAAACCTAGGCGGAAATGACCTTGCTAGAGAAACGAAAGGTATGgctgttaaattttatacaaaagaaGGTAACTTGGACTTCGTGGCTTTAAATTTTcctgtttttttctttaaagatcCTGTAAAGTTTCCTTTCTTTTTTCACGCCTTGAAACGGAATCCTAAAACTAATCTTTTCGATTTATCCATGCGTTGGGATTTTTGTACTAAAAACCCAGAGTCTATACACGCATTTTTGTGGCTATACTCTGATTATGGTATTCCAAATGGATATACAAAAATGGATGCTTTTCTAATTCACACTTACGAGATCAATAATAAGTACGGTGATAAGTATTTCGTCAAATTCAATTTTAGAACAGAGCAAGGTGTTGAAAATCTGCCATCTGATGAAGCAGAAGCTATTGCTGCACGCGATCctgattattttaataggaaTCTATACAATGCCATCGAGAACAAAATGTATCCTGCTTGGACGTTGGAAATGGACGTTATGTCATTTGTTGATATTAGGAATATTGATTACAATCCATTCGAAATTACAAGATTATGGAAAATGGGTACTTATCATACTATTACTATTGGCCGTCTAGTTCTAGATAGGAATCCCGATAACTTTTTTAGAGTTTCGGAAATGAGTGCTTTTAATCCCGGTAATTTAGTACCAGGGATACCTGGACCAATGGATAATCTGTTTAAATCTAGAAGATCATCATATCGCGATACTCAAGTATACCGTTTAGGAGTCAACCATAATAGAATCGAAGTCAATACTCCTTTGTATTGGAAAGTGTATGATCGCGATGGTAAGCCACCTGTAAGGGATAACATGATGGATGCACCAAATTACTATCCTAATTCATTTAACGGGCCCGTTCCTTATGTAGATCCGAGTCGGCCTAAAGAAAGATATACAATATTGGAAGCTAACGCAGTTGATTTAGATCATGCagcagatttttataataattacttgcaACGCGATCAGAGAGAGAGACTTGTTAATAATACTGTAAAATCGTTAGTTCCTGTATCTCCAGACTTGCAAAGAAAAGCAATACGTTTGCTAACTTTAACAGATATAAATTTAGGTATACAAGTCTCAGAAATGTTACATGATGCAATGCAAATGTCACCGATTCCTGATCCACGCGTGTTAATAGTTTCACggcagaaaaataattattattatgattcttcTTCgcagttagttaaataa